In Persicimonas caeni, a single window of DNA contains:
- a CDS encoding AAA family ATPase, protein MRVNLPIGVRRYGDDLVIAQVLDELPLSAAAPSLDEARDKLRTAVRRALERAHPRAIARLGRLPHPTVERAELDVFTRRVAKQWQSDADSSDRLAYTTHVLTRRFGKMLQASVPVLSRSIWTRAEQASEPGVKQGAQPDAQQDAHASLERLADLLHLHENHLSLHRAVPDEFFVDTLEVDFEPLDLTRMPADSLWLDAFSEVRGDDEGDDETPTLYDVARDWTVDDAEERAELGILPAFARDDVVDQLEELVFSSRPAAVVLVGPSRVGKTSIVKHLAYASATDPDAVDGRHLWFADAPRLTSTDPMSGGWQEQCADLVAELEQSGDALYVGRLVQALDAGKYVGSDYNLAQFLKPHLSDRRLRIIAEATVEEWNRIEQRDIGFARAFNVVRVSDPPEPEARQIVASAAKRMSEADNITLGDDAIDRAWRLEKRFATEGSPVGRAIDFIARTLRRAAQAFRAEVTELDLVERFCDETGLPPVMLLDDRTLDLEAVKSRLASRVMGQDEAVDRVAHVVGITKAGLAPADKPLGSFFFVGPTGVGKTELARALAEFLFGDEDRLIRLDMSEYSHPDAYSRLIGEGKEEGDLTSPVRRQPFSVILLDEVEKAHRSVYDLLLQVLGEARLTDADGRTTRFQNAIVIMTSNLGVDTLRPAIGFGGEQGDAAWERHFRKEAERYFRPEFLARIDQFIPFRSLSREVIEAIARRELEKMCGRDGLTARDIEVEFSDTVVGWVATRGWDEQYGARPIKRVVEQRVAWPLARRLAESADDMDPDCPYLVTIDADAPDDTASLGFDLAAIGGEDARQTRRTLLAQVEQIAGLRRRLERCMYGEIFAELEWRVHDFDTSSQTQGFWELSDAPEAAREAEQARELTASVSDLSRELEAIEDLVREAYHTRSFELTGDIDERVEEIGPRLSEVFRELLRSAYDVPDHVILFMPATDPQDPWRKQLVSWYRQLAHQKGWTLSMRRAVPRRERPREDDIDPNERREALWEHARKPSGTVLALEFEGPAVRPILQGEDGLHRKISEDGNAKTDVFVLGEILDWPKPSDLEGERPTRPDARTWNFRTGEVSMRGYVGLEIDEDNPWEVLWPKMEDVAWELAGADWW, encoded by the coding sequence ATGAGAGTCAATCTTCCCATCGGCGTTCGCCGCTACGGCGATGATTTGGTCATCGCGCAGGTGCTCGACGAGTTGCCCCTGAGCGCGGCCGCCCCGAGCCTCGACGAGGCGCGCGACAAGCTGCGCACCGCCGTGCGCCGCGCCCTCGAGCGGGCTCACCCCCGCGCCATCGCCCGCTTGGGCAGGCTTCCGCACCCGACGGTCGAGCGCGCCGAGTTGGACGTCTTCACCCGCCGCGTGGCCAAACAGTGGCAATCGGACGCCGACAGCAGCGATCGCCTCGCGTACACCACCCACGTCCTCACCCGCCGCTTCGGCAAAATGCTCCAGGCGAGCGTGCCGGTCCTGTCGCGCTCGATTTGGACGCGCGCCGAGCAAGCGAGCGAGCCAGGCGTCAAGCAAGGTGCCCAGCCAGACGCCCAACAGGACGCCCACGCGAGCCTCGAGCGCCTCGCCGACTTGCTCCACCTGCACGAGAATCACCTCTCACTGCACCGCGCGGTGCCCGACGAGTTCTTCGTCGACACCCTCGAGGTCGACTTCGAGCCGCTCGACCTGACCCGCATGCCCGCCGACTCGCTGTGGCTCGACGCCTTCTCGGAGGTGCGCGGCGACGACGAGGGGGACGACGAGACGCCCACGCTCTATGACGTCGCGCGCGACTGGACGGTCGACGACGCCGAAGAGCGCGCCGAACTCGGCATCTTGCCCGCGTTTGCCCGCGACGACGTCGTCGACCAACTCGAGGAGCTCGTCTTCTCGAGCCGTCCGGCCGCCGTCGTCCTCGTGGGCCCCTCGCGCGTCGGCAAGACGAGCATCGTCAAGCACCTCGCCTACGCCAGCGCGACAGACCCCGACGCGGTCGACGGGCGCCACCTTTGGTTCGCCGACGCGCCTCGGTTGACCTCGACCGACCCGATGTCGGGCGGCTGGCAAGAGCAGTGCGCCGACCTGGTCGCCGAGCTCGAGCAGTCGGGCGACGCCCTCTATGTGGGCCGGCTCGTCCAGGCGCTCGACGCCGGCAAATACGTCGGCAGCGACTACAACCTCGCCCAATTCCTCAAGCCGCATCTGTCGGACCGACGGCTGCGCATCATCGCCGAGGCGACCGTCGAGGAGTGGAACCGCATCGAGCAGCGCGACATCGGCTTTGCCCGCGCGTTCAACGTCGTACGCGTCTCCGACCCGCCCGAGCCCGAGGCGCGCCAGATCGTCGCCTCGGCGGCCAAGCGCATGAGCGAGGCTGACAATATCACCCTGGGCGACGACGCCATCGACCGCGCCTGGCGCCTCGAGAAGCGCTTCGCCACCGAGGGAAGCCCGGTGGGCCGCGCCATCGACTTTATCGCGCGCACCCTGCGCCGGGCCGCCCAGGCGTTTCGCGCCGAGGTCACCGAACTCGACCTCGTCGAGCGCTTCTGCGACGAGACCGGCCTGCCGCCGGTGATGCTCCTCGACGACCGCACCCTCGACCTGGAGGCGGTCAAATCGCGCCTCGCCTCGCGCGTGATGGGCCAAGACGAAGCCGTCGACCGCGTCGCCCACGTCGTCGGCATCACCAAGGCGGGCCTCGCACCCGCCGACAAGCCGCTCGGCTCGTTCTTCTTCGTCGGGCCCACCGGCGTCGGCAAGACCGAGCTCGCCCGCGCGCTGGCCGAGTTTTTGTTCGGCGACGAGGACCGCCTCATCCGCCTCGACATGAGCGAGTACAGCCACCCCGACGCCTACTCGCGCCTCATCGGCGAGGGGAAAGAAGAGGGCGATCTCACCAGCCCGGTGCGCCGCCAGCCCTTTTCGGTGATCCTGCTCGACGAGGTCGAAAAGGCCCACCGAAGCGTCTACGACTTGCTCCTCCAAGTCCTGGGCGAGGCGCGGCTGACCGACGCCGACGGCCGGACCACCCGCTTCCAAAACGCCATCGTCATCATGACGAGCAACCTGGGCGTCGACACGCTTCGCCCGGCCATCGGTTTTGGCGGAGAGCAGGGCGACGCGGCCTGGGAGCGCCACTTCCGCAAGGAAGCCGAGCGCTACTTCCGCCCCGAATTCCTGGCGCGCATCGACCAGTTCATCCCCTTCCGCTCGCTGTCGCGCGAGGTCATCGAGGCCATCGCGCGCCGCGAGCTCGAGAAGATGTGCGGCCGCGACGGTCTGACCGCGCGCGACATCGAGGTCGAGTTCAGCGACACGGTCGTCGGCTGGGTCGCCACGCGCGGCTGGGACGAGCAATACGGCGCCCGCCCCATCAAGCGCGTCGTCGAGCAACGCGTCGCCTGGCCCCTGGCCCGCCGGCTCGCCGAGTCCGCCGACGACATGGACCCCGATTGCCCGTACCTGGTCACCATCGACGCCGACGCCCCCGACGACACCGCCTCGCTCGGCTTCGACCTCGCGGCCATCGGCGGCGAGGACGCCCGCCAAACCCGCCGCACGCTCTTGGCCCAGGTCGAGCAGATCGCCGGGCTCCGCCGCCGCCTCGAGCGCTGCATGTACGGCGAGATCTTCGCCGAACTCGAGTGGCGGGTGCACGACTTCGACACGTCGAGCCAAACCCAGGGCTTCTGGGAACTCTCCGACGCCCCCGAAGCCGCCCGCGAGGCCGAGCAAGCCCGCGAGCTGACCGCCTCGGTGAGCGACTTGAGCCGCGAGCTCGAAGCCATCGAAGACCTCGTCCGCGAGGCCTATCACACCCGCTCCTTCGAGCTGACCGGCGACATCGACGAGCGCGTCGAAGAAATCGGCCCGCGGCTGAGCGAGGTCTTCCGCGAGCTCTTGCGCTCGGCCTACGACGTCCCCGACCACGTCATCCTCTTCATGCCCGCGACCGACCCCCAGGACCCCTGGCGAAAGCAACTGGTGAGCTGGTACCGCCAACTCGCCCACCAAAAGGGCTGGACCCTGTCGATGCGCCGCGCCGTCCCTCGCCGCGAGCGCCCCCGCGAGGACGACATCGACCCCAACGAGCGCCGCGAGGCCCTGTGGGAACACGCCCGCAAACCCAGCGGCACCGTCCTCGCCCTCGAATTCGAAGGCCCGGCGGTCCGCCCGATCCTGCAGGGCGAAGACGGCCTGCACCGAAAGATCTCCGAGGACGGCAACGCCAAGACCGACGTCTTCGTCCTCGGCGAAATCCTCGACTGGCCCAAACCCTCCGACCTCGAAGGCGAGCGTCCCACCCGCCCCGACGCCCGCACCTGGAACTTCCGCACCGGCGAAGTCAGCATGCGCGGCTACGTCGGCCTCGAGATCGATGAGGACAACCCTTGGGAGGTCTTGTGGCCGAAGATGGAAGACGTGGCGTGGGAGTTGGCGGGGGCGGATTGGTGGTAG
- a CDS encoding thrombospondin type 3 repeat-containing protein produces MRRWGSCVAVCLMLMLSFSCAETDDPVPGPTDNLGQDAGDADEQLGDGQDLDQDTGKDAEGPVDAGECDLSQLEPYGDSDGDGVENRVDLCACTPNPEQSDWDNDGVGDACDNCPTVANINQNDSDGDGVGDRCEDWQDDDGDGVRNQYDNCPETENIDQTDTDGDAVGDVCDNCPNAANVYQEDDDSNGVGNACQAVIYPEGDIDGDGVINKEDNCVYEINTDQADADGDTIGDACDNCAAVANAKQLDSDGDGVGDACLGALDTDSDGVVDMMDNCPDAANSTQQDSDTDSVGDACDNCPSIANGSQTDSDGNGTGDACEGLSDPDGDIDADGVTNATDNCPSNANADQADGDGDSFGDVCDNCPSIANATQADANADGIGDACQTSAFRLDADSDGVVDAYDNCPADANSAQTDTDGDGLGDACDNCAGVANANQDATACASIYDSSRDTDGDGVVDIDDNCQGTANANQADADADGVGDACDNCQSVANYDQTDSDGDGVGDSCQTTPTGTMCGNTQSSFETIQPNIHVMLDKSGSMQTSGKWSAATGALDTMADSYAATVRFGVSVFETTLFGDSGAELRLEIGSHTAQAIKDSYSTLSPGGATPTAQALNDVRVQPAQSNGMSKWISDASDPVDGQREKAIVLITDGEPCCDDANTNQTAQQAVVDACNAGLRVFLVGMPGANTSALASWATAGNNANPDCPRNYYMTSDQQDLNAAIDSITRQLISCTYGLTQTPPDSDKIWVQIRDTSSSTTTDVPEDGSNGWVYDATNDTVEIVGTYCQNLKSADPNSTEVEISLGCETACQPSVAEEISICDYADNDCDAQIDEGCAGCVPEICDGADNDCDGDVDEGCPDAGCVASPEVCGDSSDNDCDGQIDEGCDANACTPEPEICGDRRDNDCDGDIDEGCPDASCEPEPEVCDGVDNDCDALSDEGCEQCEPEGEICDGIDNDCDGVVDNACVDCPNGRSEEICDGSDNNCDGEIDEGCSGCSPSVEICNGKDDDCDGVTDNACIECSDPQPEICDGVDNDCDGDVDEGCAGG; encoded by the coding sequence ATGAGACGCTGGGGGAGTTGTGTGGCGGTGTGTTTGATGCTGATGCTCTCGTTCTCGTGCGCCGAGACCGACGATCCGGTGCCGGGTCCGACGGATAACCTGGGCCAAGATGCCGGTGACGCCGACGAGCAGTTGGGCGACGGCCAAGACCTCGACCAAGATACGGGCAAAGACGCCGAAGGCCCGGTCGACGCCGGCGAGTGCGACCTGTCGCAGCTCGAGCCGTATGGCGACAGCGACGGCGACGGGGTCGAAAACCGGGTCGACTTGTGCGCCTGCACTCCCAACCCCGAGCAGTCCGACTGGGATAACGACGGGGTGGGCGACGCGTGCGACAACTGCCCGACGGTGGCCAATATCAACCAAAACGACAGCGACGGCGACGGGGTCGGCGACCGCTGTGAGGATTGGCAGGACGACGACGGCGACGGGGTGCGCAATCAGTACGACAACTGTCCCGAGACCGAGAACATCGACCAGACCGACACCGACGGGGACGCGGTGGGCGATGTGTGCGACAACTGCCCGAACGCAGCTAACGTCTACCAAGAAGACGACGACTCCAACGGGGTGGGCAACGCTTGCCAGGCGGTGATCTATCCGGAAGGGGATATCGACGGTGACGGGGTCATCAACAAGGAAGACAACTGCGTCTACGAGATCAACACCGACCAGGCCGACGCCGACGGCGACACGATTGGCGACGCGTGCGACAACTGCGCGGCGGTGGCCAACGCCAAGCAGCTCGACTCCGACGGCGACGGCGTGGGCGACGCGTGCCTGGGCGCCTTAGACACCGACTCGGACGGGGTCGTCGACATGATGGACAACTGCCCCGACGCGGCCAACTCCACCCAACAAGACAGCGACACCGACAGCGTGGGCGACGCGTGCGACAACTGCCCGAGCATCGCCAACGGCAGCCAGACCGACTCCGACGGCAATGGCACTGGTGATGCGTGCGAAGGGCTGAGCGATCCGGACGGCGACATCGACGCCGACGGGGTGACCAACGCCACGGACAACTGCCCGAGCAACGCCAACGCCGACCAAGCCGACGGCGACGGGGACAGCTTCGGCGACGTGTGCGACAACTGCCCGAGCATCGCCAACGCCACGCAGGCGGACGCGAACGCCGACGGGATCGGCGATGCGTGCCAGACGAGCGCGTTCCGCCTCGACGCCGACAGTGACGGGGTGGTCGACGCCTACGACAACTGCCCGGCCGACGCCAACTCGGCGCAGACCGACACCGACGGCGACGGGCTGGGCGACGCGTGCGACAACTGCGCCGGGGTGGCCAACGCCAACCAGGACGCCACGGCGTGTGCGAGCATCTACGACAGCTCGCGTGACACCGACGGCGACGGCGTGGTCGACATCGACGACAACTGCCAAGGCACGGCCAACGCCAACCAAGCCGACGCCGACGCCGATGGGGTGGGCGACGCGTGCGACAATTGTCAGAGCGTTGCCAACTACGACCAGACCGACTCCGACGGCGACGGCGTGGGGGACTCGTGTCAGACGACGCCCACCGGCACGATGTGCGGCAACACCCAGTCGAGCTTCGAGACCATCCAGCCCAATATCCACGTGATGCTCGACAAGTCCGGCTCGATGCAGACGAGCGGCAAGTGGAGCGCGGCCACCGGCGCGCTCGACACGATGGCTGACTCCTACGCGGCGACGGTGCGGTTTGGCGTGTCGGTCTTCGAGACGACTCTCTTCGGAGACAGCGGCGCCGAATTGCGCCTCGAGATCGGAAGCCACACCGCCCAGGCCATCAAGGATTCGTACAGCACGCTCAGCCCGGGCGGCGCGACGCCCACCGCCCAGGCGCTCAACGACGTGCGCGTCCAGCCCGCCCAGTCCAACGGGATGAGCAAGTGGATCAGCGACGCGAGTGACCCGGTGGACGGTCAACGCGAAAAGGCGATCGTGCTCATCACCGACGGCGAGCCGTGCTGTGACGATGCGAACACCAACCAGACCGCCCAACAGGCGGTGGTCGACGCGTGCAATGCCGGCCTGCGCGTCTTCCTGGTGGGCATGCCCGGCGCGAACACCTCGGCGCTGGCCAGTTGGGCGACCGCGGGGAACAACGCCAACCCGGATTGTCCGCGAAACTACTACATGACCTCGGACCAGCAGGACCTCAACGCAGCGATCGACAGCATCACCCGGCAACTCATCAGTTGCACGTACGGGCTCACCCAGACCCCGCCCGATTCCGACAAGATCTGGGTGCAGATCCGCGACACGTCGTCCTCGACGACCACCGACGTGCCCGAGGACGGGTCGAACGGCTGGGTCTACGATGCGACCAACGACACGGTCGAAATCGTGGGGACCTACTGCCAGAACTTGAAGAGTGCGGACCCCAACTCGACCGAGGTGGAGATCTCGTTGGGGTGCGAGACGGCGTGCCAGCCGAGCGTGGCCGAGGAGATCTCGATCTGCGACTACGCTGACAACGACTGTGACGCGCAGATCGACGAGGGCTGCGCCGGCTGTGTGCCGGAGATCTGCGACGGCGCCGACAACGACTGCGACGGTGACGTCGACGAGGGCTGCCCGGACGCTGGCTGTGTGGCCTCGCCGGAGGTGTGCGGCGACTCGTCAGACAACGACTGCGACGGCCAAATTGACGAGGGCTGCGACGCCAACGCCTGCACGCCCGAGCCCGAGATCTGCGGCGACCGCAGAGACAACGATTGCGACGGCGACATCGACGAGGGCTGCCCGGACGCCTCGTGTGAGCCCGAGCCGGAGGTGTGCGACGGGGTCGACAACGACTGCGACGCGCTGTCCGACGAGGGCTGTGAGCAGTGCGAGCCCGAGGGCGAGATCTGCGACGGCATCGACAACGACTGCGACGGCGTGGTCGACAACGCCTGCGTCGACTGCCCGAACGGTCGCAGCGAGGAGATCTGCGACGGCAGCGACAACAATTGTGACGGCGAGATCGACGAAGGATGCAGCGGATGCTCGCCGAGCGTCGAGATCTGCAACGGGAAGGACGACGACTGCGACGGCGTGACCGACAACGCCTGCATCGAGTGCTCGGACCCGCAACCGGAGATCTGCGACGGCGTCGACAACGATTGTGACGGCGACGTCGATGAAGGGTGTGCCGGAGGTTGA